The Solanum pennellii chromosome 4, SPENNV200 genomic interval ttaaaaaaacgaaaagaaaaaaaattaaaagtccAATATAGAGGgagagtattttttttctttactttttattcaaaaagaggtaaattatactttttgtttatttacttgtaaataatatatattaatttacaaCAAATAATATTCAGTAGTTAATGATCATGTATTATAACATCtataaaactaaataatacCTATATAACTGAACTCTGCATAACTAATATCTGCATAACTAATCTATGTATAATTAATCTCTGCATAACTCTAAGCAGAAACCAAACGTCCCCTAACGGTTATGGTGACCACGCAAATGATgtgttttattaatatttatatgtaaaacCAACTATTTGTAATTAATCAGATATTCATATAAGTAGTatcaatataaattatgaaaaaatttatcgattatttttatgtataagattgaataaataataataataataataataataataataataatagggGTATATTTAGCTCCAAAATATGCCGAAggttatatttaaactattttttttaatttctcagATAGTTTTTAGGgctaatttacttttttatacaTTTAAGACTATTTACTATTTAGATAATATACTAATACCATCGAGAAAGTGTAACATAAAATGTTATACAGGGTATTCcgtgtaaaatatttattgtcgCCGTTGCGATTGAGAGAAAAGGAGGAGACAGCAGCCGGAAAATTCCGCTGATTACATTCCAATCTGTTAAGGGTGAGTTTCTGTTTGTCCATCACCTAAACCATAGGTTCAATTTGGTTCGCATATTAAGAACGCAGTTCCACTTTTAGATAAAATTGAAACCTTTAACCCTAGGAGAGATTGATTAAAATATTCGGTGATTTATTCAAGTTTTCAAGTTATGGGGACGAAGCCATCCCAATCTCTACTGGAGATACCTGGTGGAGCAATTGAGTAGCCCACGGGCTTAGTCAGATAGATACAACCCTTTTAACGAATTGTtgtttaatgattaatttaggGCCAAATTCCTCTCCACCTTCTTGTATGcatatgttgtttttttttctattggtAGTTGTTATGAGTCTCTCCCTCTATGCAATAGTTTCGGGTGTCagtgaaataaaattttcacaATGAATggataattttttatgattctGGAGACTTATAGCTAGTTGCAATGCCCAAAAAAGAATTGTACTGAATTTCCTTacactggaaaaaaaaatgCTTGGAGATCTCTGCTCTTACCATTTGTCTATTCATATGCGTGTTTATTGGAATACTTTGTGCTTGTTTTTTTGTAGCCTTTGGTTTCCGTAACTCTATTTACTAGAACAAAAGCAGAATGGGAGATGGACAACATTCTACTTCTCGTGTTCGGCTTCAACATGTAATTCTAGTTTCCCTTTCTCtctgattctattttttgggcATAATTTCATTGAGAGTCTTGCTGTCTTTTTATGTGTGTAGGATCCCATGGAGTGTAAGATTGAAAAATTGCCCTGGGAGTTACTTGTGGCCATTCTTTCATATTTATCTGTAAAGGAAGCAGCAAAAACTTGTCTTGTCTCTCGTAATTGGAGATATTTATGGCAGTATACATCTGGCCATCTTGAGATTTATGATAGGGATAGAAGAACTACAGATCCAGATGTACACTACAAGTTTGTGAAGTTGGTGAATCAAGTTTTGAAATTGCACCAGGGTTCAACTTTAGATCAATTACGCATTGGTTTTTGCTTTAGGGGTAGTAATTTCACATTTGATCACTGGGTTAAATTTGCCATTCAAAAGGAAGTAAAAGTATTTGAATTGGACTTAGCCGCTGGCCGGCAAATTTTTGATGGATTTCGCTATTATTATTTTCCTGACATTAACACATTGTCTTCTGGAGACAAGTTTTACAGATTTTGTAGTAATCTGAAATCACTTAGACTTGTCAATATGGGTGTGAAGGATGAGACGATTCGTTATTTTCTATCCAATTGTCCATGTCTGGAGCAGGTCTGCATTTCATTTTCCAAATGTTTACAGAGTTTGAGAGTTCCTGGTCTGTTTCCGAGTTTGAAGTCGATGGAAATATCATGGTGTAACAATGTCAAGGGAATAGAAGTTAATGCTTCAAATCTAGAGTCTTTTACATACATTGGACCTAATATACTTGTGCCTTTTCAGAATGTTCCCCAGTTATCTGAGCTAACACTCGGAGATTcttattgttataattttattttcaaagctGACGAGCACACAAGCTATTCCTCTAAGCTGAGGAAACTCAAGCTAATTTTGCCTCCTCTGGTCGTAATTCGTAAATCACCTCCTTTTTTTCATCTTGATATCCCTTGAAGTAGCATTTCAGATATTGATGCAAATATTAAATTTCTTGGTCCAGGCTGTGTGGAAAAGTACGATCACATCAACTTACCCTGATAACTTCCCTAGACTGGACAATCTAAGGAAGTTGGAGTTGGACATCAAGTTAAGAGCTGGTGAAAGCTTAGTCTTCTTCACTTTTTTTACCAAGGCATGTCCTTTGCTGTCTAGATTCACAGCCCGGGTAAATATATCATCTTTGCTCGCAattcatatcatttatattcTACACGGCTGCTGGCAATGATGTCCTGAGCCCTTCTCTTTAAGGAGCTATATTAGTACTCCTTTAATACATGGAGTCTTCACTATATTATTTATGGCAGTTTTCCAGCAGCATAATACGTGAATACACACTTCAATTTTGAGT includes:
- the LOC107015627 gene encoding putative F-box/LRR-repeat protein At4g15060 — its product is MGDGQHSTSRVRLQHDPMECKIEKLPWELLVAILSYLSVKEAAKTCLVSRNWRYLWQYTSGHLEIYDRDRRTTDPDVHYKFVKLVNQVLKLHQGSTLDQLRIGFCFRGSNFTFDHWVKFAIQKEVKVFELDLAAGRQIFDGFRYYYFPDINTLSSGDKFYRFCSNLKSLRLVNMGVKDETIRYFLSNCPCLEQVCISFSKCLQSLRVPGLFPSLKSMEISWCNNVKGIEVNASNLESFTYIGPNILVPFQNVPQLSELTLGDSYCYNFIFKADEHTSYSSKLRKLKLILPPLAVWKSTITSTYPDNFPRLDNLRKLELDIKLRAGESLVFFTFFTKACPLLSRFTARIGYTFVSNETIATQCHHESSARLCTRFVHKHLKEVKLIGFTGGRSDYKLALHLLEIGRCSLNKIILQPTFYYYKGKSLALFHKQSKRLERKLPPGVKLILIPSSS